Proteins encoded within one genomic window of Pseudalkalibacillus sp. SCS-8:
- a CDS encoding nucleotide pyrophosphohydrolase, with product MSEIKHLINAINEFRDERNWRQYHNPKDLAISISIEAAELLEDFQWVSSEEALKANKENIREEIADVLIYSLMLCADLNLDVKEIVEEKIVKNGKKYPVS from the coding sequence ATGAGCGAAATCAAACACTTGATCAATGCAATCAATGAATTCAGAGATGAGCGTAACTGGAGACAATACCATAATCCAAAGGACCTTGCTATCTCCATCTCCATTGAAGCAGCAGAACTACTAGAAGACTTTCAATGGGTAAGCAGTGAAGAAGCACTCAAAGCAAACAAAGAAAACATCCGTGAAGAAATCGCGGATGTCTTAATCTATTCCTTAATGCTTTGTGCTGATCTTAACTTAGATGTGAAAGAGATCGTGGAAGAAAAGATTGTGAAGAATGGGAAGAAGTATCCGGTTAGTTAA